The Dethiosulfovibrio peptidovorans DSM 11002 genome has a window encoding:
- the rsmI gene encoding 16S rRNA (cytidine(1402)-2'-O)-methyltransferase, which translates to MPLIVIPTPVGNMDDITLRALEELEKADVVACEDTRHSGLLLKRHGIDARLLSYHKHNEAGRSEELLDLLAQGKRVALISDAGTPGISDPGYEIVRKTVDEGFEIDVLPGATAFVPALILSGLPPHPCLFFGFLSDREGDRTRELVGLKDIPWTLVFYVSPHKVVRHLESMISVFGDRKSALVREISKIHQEALRGSLTTVLRKAESGLKGEMVLIVEGASVDSEDEEIRWKERALDMVRKGMSLKDVASTLSEELRIPKNPIKKWLLGQKGIK; encoded by the coding sequence ATGCCCCTGATAGTTATACCGACCCCGGTGGGCAACATGGACGACATAACCTTGCGAGCCCTGGAGGAACTTGAAAAGGCCGACGTCGTGGCCTGTGAGGATACCAGACACTCAGGGTTGCTCCTCAAACGTCACGGAATAGACGCCAGACTGCTCTCTTATCATAAACACAACGAAGCCGGCAGGTCGGAGGAGCTGTTGGACCTTTTAGCTCAGGGGAAAAGAGTGGCTCTTATCTCCGATGCGGGAACTCCCGGCATATCCGATCCGGGATACGAGATAGTAAGAAAAACCGTGGACGAAGGCTTCGAGATCGATGTCCTTCCCGGGGCTACCGCCTTCGTTCCGGCCCTGATTTTGTCGGGGCTCCCTCCCCATCCCTGTCTGTTTTTCGGGTTCCTGTCCGACAGAGAAGGGGACAGAACCAGAGAGTTGGTAGGGCTCAAGGACATCCCCTGGACACTGGTCTTCTACGTGTCGCCGCACAAGGTCGTAAGACATCTCGAATCGATGATATCCGTATTCGGGGACAGAAAATCGGCTCTGGTAAGGGAGATCAGCAAGATCCATCAGGAAGCCTTGCGGGGATCCTTGACGACAGTTCTCCGAAAGGCCGAGTCGGGGTTAAAGGGTGAGATGGTCCTGATCGTGGAGGGTGCCTCCGTTGATTCCGAAGACGAAGAGATCCGGTGGAAAGAGAGGGCCCTCGATATGGTCCGGAAAGGGATGTCCCTGAAGGACGTTGCCTCGACGCTTTCGGAGGAACTGAGAATCCCGAAAAACCCGATAAAAAAATGGCTCCTAGGACAAAAGGGGATAAAATAG
- the metG gene encoding methionine--tRNA ligase: MSDSKHFYITTPIYYVNDVPHIGHAYTTIGADVMSRYKRMDGYKVFFLTGTDEHGQKIYESAKAKGMTAQELTDEMAENFKRLLPVLNISNDDFIRTTEKRHERVVQSIFSKLMDQGDIYKGTYKGLYCVPCETYVPESSMGENNTCPDCGRPLVEMEEESYFFKTSRYADRLLKYYEDNPKAIMPKTRYNEIVSFIKSGLRDQSVSRTSISWGIPVPGDEKHVIYVWFDALINYLTACGYEDDPEKLAAFWPNAHHLMAKDIIRFHCVIWPIMVMALGLNPPVGVFSHGWWTMEGEKMSKSKGNVVDPFEMVDLYGADAFRYFLLRQVPFGMDGDFSEAAMAQRINSDLANDLGNLLSRTVSMVLKYRDGIVPSPSDLSPLDIELSEVARKALDTYREKMDDFTFDEALKAAWGLIGRANKYIDETMPWKLGNEGSKEPLDAVLWGLVESLKLVSMMISPFMPETGHRVWSQLGFCGDPANLQWEHYRWGEPTAGMLSVCRSKDVLFPRIDMKEWEESKKKRDIAKGKVVDPGEHEPQITIDDFAKIELRVAQIVKVEEVPRARRLYKLEIDLGYERRTIVSSLKEDFTAEELEGHKIVVVANLKPAKMCGVQSDGMLLAASLPGHDGLSLLAPFEDIPLGSRVH, from the coding sequence ATGTCAGATTCCAAGCACTTTTACATAACCACGCCGATCTATTACGTTAACGACGTGCCTCATATCGGTCACGCCTATACTACCATAGGGGCGGACGTTATGTCCCGTTACAAGAGGATGGACGGCTATAAGGTGTTCTTTCTCACCGGAACGGACGAACATGGACAGAAGATCTACGAGAGCGCCAAGGCCAAGGGAATGACCGCCCAGGAACTCACGGACGAGATGGCGGAGAACTTCAAGAGGCTTCTGCCCGTGTTGAATATATCCAACGACGACTTTATCAGAACCACCGAAAAGAGGCATGAACGGGTTGTCCAGTCCATATTCTCCAAGCTCATGGATCAGGGAGATATCTACAAGGGTACATATAAGGGACTATACTGCGTTCCCTGCGAGACCTACGTTCCGGAGAGCAGCATGGGAGAGAACAACACCTGCCCCGACTGCGGTCGTCCTCTGGTCGAGATGGAGGAGGAAAGCTATTTCTTCAAGACCTCTCGCTATGCCGACAGACTTTTGAAGTATTATGAGGACAACCCGAAGGCTATAATGCCCAAGACCCGCTACAACGAGATAGTCAGCTTCATCAAAAGTGGTCTCAGGGATCAGTCGGTCTCTCGAACCTCCATATCTTGGGGCATTCCCGTTCCGGGGGACGAGAAACACGTGATATACGTGTGGTTCGACGCCCTGATAAACTATCTCACGGCCTGCGGTTACGAGGACGACCCGGAAAAACTGGCGGCATTCTGGCCCAACGCTCATCATCTCATGGCGAAGGATATAATACGTTTCCACTGCGTAATCTGGCCCATCATGGTTATGGCCCTGGGATTGAACCCTCCCGTTGGGGTCTTCTCCCACGGCTGGTGGACCATGGAGGGGGAGAAAATGTCCAAATCTAAGGGGAATGTGGTGGATCCCTTCGAGATGGTCGATCTCTACGGTGCCGACGCTTTCCGCTATTTCCTGTTGCGACAGGTGCCTTTCGGGATGGACGGAGACTTCTCCGAGGCGGCCATGGCACAGAGGATCAACTCCGATCTGGCCAACGACCTGGGCAACCTCCTCAGCCGGACCGTGTCTATGGTGTTGAAGTATAGGGACGGGATAGTGCCGAGTCCCTCCGATCTCTCCCCTCTCGATATAGAGCTTTCCGAGGTGGCGAGAAAGGCCCTCGATACCTACAGGGAGAAGATGGACGACTTTACCTTCGACGAAGCCCTCAAAGCCGCCTGGGGTCTTATCGGAAGGGCCAATAAATACATAGACGAGACAATGCCTTGGAAATTAGGCAATGAAGGGTCTAAAGAGCCTCTGGACGCCGTGTTGTGGGGACTTGTGGAGAGCCTTAAGTTGGTATCCATGATGATATCTCCCTTCATGCCAGAGACCGGTCATAGGGTATGGTCTCAGCTGGGTTTCTGCGGCGACCCAGCCAACCTCCAGTGGGAACACTATCGCTGGGGAGAGCCCACCGCCGGCATGCTCTCGGTCTGCAGGAGCAAGGATGTGCTGTTCCCCAGGATAGACATGAAGGAATGGGAGGAATCCAAAAAGAAGAGGGATATCGCAAAAGGCAAGGTGGTCGATCCGGGGGAACACGAGCCTCAGATAACCATAGACGACTTCGCCAAGATAGAGCTCAGGGTAGCCCAGATAGTGAAGGTGGAGGAGGTCCCACGGGCCAGAAGGCTCTACAAGCTTGAGATCGACCTGGGATACGAGAGGAGAACCATAGTCTCCAGTCTCAAGGAAGACTTCACCGCCGAAGAGCTTGAGGGACATAAGATAGTCGTCGTAGCCAACCTGAAGCCAGCCAAGATGTGCGGTGTCCAGAGCGACGGAATGCTTTTGGCCGCATCTCTGCCGGGGCACGACGGGCTGTCCCTACTGGCCCCCTTTGAGGACATTCCTCTGGGCAGCAGGGTTCACTAG
- the tgt gene encoding tRNA guanosine(34) transglycosylase Tgt: MFEFRVQAVCPETGARAGELVTPHGIIETPVFMPVGTRATVKAMSPREMEEIEAQIVLSNTYHLYLRPGVELIEKAGGLHRFMNWHRPILTDSGGFQVFSLSGINRIKEDGVEFSSHLDGSRHFMTPELATRVQEGLGSDIAMCFDQCVELPCDEETARKSVERTLRWARRCKEVHRRDDQALFGIVQGALFDDLRKDCARELIAMDFPGYSIGGLSVGESHDEMYRILDLLNPILPQEKPRYLMGVGFPTNLVEGVARGVDMFDCVLPTRNGRNGTLLTSRGKFNIKHSRFEEDWGPIDPDCDCYACREFSKAYIRHLYRSGEMLGARLCSWHNLRYLISLMKGAREAILEGRFPQFRDRFHELFSTGKVL, translated from the coding sequence ATGTTCGAGTTCAGAGTCCAGGCGGTATGTCCCGAGACCGGAGCCAGAGCTGGAGAGCTCGTAACCCCTCACGGAATAATAGAGACGCCGGTGTTCATGCCGGTCGGAACCAGGGCGACGGTGAAGGCCATGTCTCCCAGGGAGATGGAGGAGATAGAGGCCCAGATAGTTCTCTCCAACACCTACCATCTCTATCTCAGGCCGGGAGTGGAGCTGATAGAGAAAGCCGGTGGGCTCCATCGTTTCATGAACTGGCATCGTCCGATACTGACCGACAGCGGGGGGTTCCAGGTCTTTTCTCTTTCCGGAATAAACCGCATCAAAGAGGACGGAGTCGAGTTCTCCTCCCACCTGGACGGAAGCAGACACTTCATGACCCCCGAGTTGGCAACCAGGGTCCAGGAGGGTTTGGGCAGCGACATAGCTATGTGTTTCGATCAATGTGTAGAGTTGCCCTGCGACGAGGAAACGGCGAGAAAAAGCGTAGAGAGAACCCTGAGGTGGGCGAGACGATGCAAGGAAGTACACCGTAGGGACGACCAGGCACTTTTCGGAATAGTCCAGGGGGCCCTCTTCGACGATCTGAGGAAAGACTGTGCCAGAGAGCTTATAGCGATGGATTTTCCAGGGTACTCTATCGGAGGACTTTCCGTTGGGGAAAGCCACGATGAAATGTACCGTATTCTGGACCTATTGAATCCGATTTTGCCGCAGGAAAAGCCGAGGTATCTGATGGGAGTCGGTTTCCCCACCAACCTGGTGGAGGGAGTTGCGAGAGGGGTGGATATGTTCGACTGCGTCTTGCCCACCAGAAACGGTCGTAACGGCACGCTCCTGACATCCAGAGGCAAGTTCAACATCAAACACAGTCGCTTCGAGGAGGACTGGGGACCGATAGATCCTGACTGCGACTGTTACGCCTGTAGAGAGTTCTCCAAGGCCTATATCAGACATCTCTACAGGTCCGGCGAGATGCTCGGAGCCAGGCTGTGCAGCTGGCACAACCTCAGGTATCTGATATCTCTCATGAAGGGAGCCAGAGAGGCCATACTGGAAGGCCGTTTCCCCCAGTTTCGGGACCGTTTTCACGAGCTTTTCTCCACAGGTAAGGTTCTATGA
- a CDS encoding TatD family hydrolase — protein sequence MTPYIDGHCHLNSPELRGELDRHIDEARSAGVQRMLVVGTDLRTSEEAISISKGYFDSGIRASVGIHPHDASSVSSSLPEELTDLAKDPVVVAIGEIGLDYHYDYSPCKVQRDVMISQILWAEEADLPIVFHVREAFDDFFSILRDYPVDPERAVVHCFSGSLEEAKSCLDLGFYLGFGGMITFKKADGIRECLASCPIDRVILETDSPWLAPVPFRGKINSPLNMPLIYKAAAEVLKVRDSVMADAVWTNGVNFYRWENE from the coding sequence ATGACGCCTTATATAGACGGACATTGCCATCTCAACTCGCCGGAGCTCAGGGGGGAACTCGATCGCCATATAGACGAAGCCCGTTCCGCCGGAGTACAGAGGATGTTGGTGGTGGGTACCGACCTTCGGACCAGCGAGGAAGCCATATCCATATCGAAGGGCTATTTCGACTCGGGAATCAGGGCATCGGTGGGGATACACCCCCACGATGCCTCGTCCGTAAGCTCCTCCTTGCCGGAGGAACTTACGGATCTGGCGAAAGACCCTGTCGTAGTTGCCATAGGGGAGATAGGGCTGGACTATCACTACGACTATTCGCCATGCAAGGTCCAGCGCGACGTCATGATATCCCAGATCCTATGGGCCGAGGAGGCGGATCTTCCGATCGTTTTCCACGTGAGGGAGGCGTTCGACGATTTTTTCTCCATATTGAGGGACTATCCTGTGGATCCCGAACGAGCGGTAGTTCACTGTTTCTCCGGTTCTTTGGAGGAGGCGAAGTCCTGTCTGGATCTGGGGTTCTATCTGGGATTCGGAGGAATGATAACCTTCAAGAAAGCCGACGGTATAAGGGAATGCCTGGCATCCTGTCCTATCGACAGAGTTATCCTCGAGACAGATTCTCCCTGGCTTGCGCCGGTTCCCTTCAGGGGAAAGATCAACAGTCCTCTCAACATGCCCTTGATATACAAGGCTGCGGCTGAGGTCTTGAAGGTTAGAGATTCCGTTATGGCCGACGCGGTGTGGACCAACGGTGTGAATTTCTATCGATGGGAGAACGAATGA